The Bacillus sp. BGMRC 2118 DNA segment TGAAAATGCCCAAATTTTCGTGGAAATATAGGTGTAAGGCATGGTTTAATGGCGGAAGCTGTAACTCCTTACATAGAGATTCACCAATACAAATGGATTGCTCAAGATCAGATGGAATAAATGTGACGTGAACACTACACTCCCCGCAATGAATTTTATATTGTTTAGTTGGAGAGATAGACCATTTGTAGAATATCCTTTCATCCAATTCAATTTGTCTTGAAGCTGATGGAGTTACTTGCTTTCTTTCTATTTTTACTTTTTCACTAACAATCATAAGCAGCCCTCATTTGATTGAGTTGATGACAAGCTCTATAATATAGGCAAATGCTGATATAAAAGTATCGTATGAACGAAGGCAATAGTTGGTGAAAGGTAGTGTTTAGAAAATGGTGTTACTGACAATCGGTATGATGGTCGTGATTGGGGCAATTATAGGTGGAGTTACAAACCATCTTGCAATAAAAATGCTTTTTAGACCACATCAAGCAAAATACATCTTGGGGAAACGTGTTCCGTTTACGCCAGGCTTAATCCCAAAGCGGAGAGATGAATTAGCGGTTCAAATGGGGAAGTTAGTTGTTGAGCACCTCGTTACAGCTGAAGGAATCAAACAAAAGTTTCAAGAATCAAGTTTTATTCATGAGATTACGATGCTCGCTTCGACTGAGGCAAGAAAGTTCCTTCAAACAGATAAAACAGTATTAGAAATTGCAGAAGAGCTAGGAATGAAGAACATTGATGAGAAAATAAATGAAAAGGTAGAAGATGCATTAGAAACAAGATTAACTAGGTTCATACATATCCTTTATAATCGTCCACTTCACGAAATCCTGCCACCTCATATTCGGGAAACAGTCGAAAAGAAGATTCCGTCCATTAGTGAATACATCACGTTAAAGGGAGCCGAATATTTTGAAAGCGAGGAAGGAAAAACAGCGTTAAAGAAAATGATTGATGACTTCTTAGCGACAAGAGGGATGCTTGGCAGTATGATCCAAATGTTCTTAGGACAAGGCAGTTTAATTGAAAAGGTACACCCTGAAATTGTGAAGTTCATGCAACATCAGGGAACAAAAGATATCATTACGAGAATGATTAGAAAAGAATGGGACAAGCTGAAGGGCAGACAATTAGAGGAATTTACTTCAATTGTCTCAAAGGAACAACTCGTATCACTTATCAAGAACAAAATTGTACAAGAACTTTCTGTTACAACGCTAACAAGAAAGCCTTTAAGAGATATAGTTGCACCAGTTGAAACATATATAGTGGAGAAGGGTATTCCTTTTATGGTTGAGAAAGCAGGAATGTATCTAGCCTCACATACAGATGTACTATTGAAAAAGTTGCGAGTTGAAGACCTAGTGCGTGACCAAGTTGAAGGGTTTTCTGTGGATCGACTTGAAGATATGGTTTTATCTATATCTAAAAGGGAATTTAAGATGATTACGTATCTAGGAGCCGTATTAGGTGGAGTAATTGGATTATTCCAAGGAATACTAGCAATTGCTATCGGGTGAAAAAGCTCTGACAGTTTGTTATAGTGAGAGAGTAGTTTACTATGAGGAGGGTGAATATGTCTACAAACTTATATGATGTAGCGTATGATTTAGAAAAAGCGGTTAGAGAAAGTAATGAATACAAACAGTTAAAGCAGCTTTATGATGATGTAAATAATGATCCATCTGCCAAGCAACTTTTTGAGAGCTTCCGTGATATTCAATTACAACTTCAACAAAAGCAAATGTCTGGTCAAGAAATCTCACAGCAAGAAATTGAGCAGGCTCAACAGCAGGTAATGGTTGTTCAGCAACATGAGAAAATTTCAAAACTTATGGAAGCAGAACAAAGAATGAGCATGGTAATTGGTGAGTTAAATCAAATTATTATGAAGCCGTTAGAAGATCTGTACGGGAACATGGCACAATAATATTAATGACGTGGTCACTTATGACCACGTCATTTTTGATATTGGCTAAAACTTAAAGTCACCGTATAGAATAAAATGTGCATACTGATAATTACCACTTTTTATGCTTTGGTTTCCTAATCATAGAGCAAAATAAGGGGAAAAGTTGTCTATACTAAAGTGAGTGCATCAAGTATAAACAGAATGTAGTGTCATGTAAGTGTTCATGCAAGTTCTATTCATGTCATACTCGTCATAATTTTAGGTAAGTGATTCTTGAAAGGGGAAGGTTCATATGTCACATCGCATGCTTGCCATAAATATTGACGGAACACTACTTCGTTCCAATGGGCGCTTACAAAAAGGGATTAAGGAAGCAGTTGATTTTGTCAAAAGAAGAGGTGTGTACATCACCTTAGTTACGAACCGAAATTTTCCCTCAGCTAAAAAGGTTGCAAAAGCATTAAAAATAGATGGAATTCTTGTGACACATGGTGGTTCATTTATCGCCTCAAGCATTGACCAGCCTATCATTAATAGAAGAATTTCAGAAGAAAAAACATTTAATTTAGTTCAAGTGCTTGAAAATTTCGAATGTACAATCCGTATCTTACATGAGCGATATTCACTCGGAAATCGAGTAAACCTGAATAACAATATCGTTGCAAAGGCAGTATTTAATTCGGGTGATCCACTCTTTTATCCTATGCAATTTGTAGAGTCATTAGGAGACACATTACGTGATGAGCCTGTCTCTGCTCCGAAAATTGATGTGCATTTTAAGGACCAAGAGGAGTTAGAACGGGCAAGAACTACAATTGAAAATGCATTTGAGGGCATTCATATATACAATGATCGTGATCTAAAGCTAGAGGTCATAGCAGAGCCAATGTCAAAGGAAAAGGGATTAGAGCTTCTTGCCGGATATTTGGGCATTGATTGGAAAGAAATTGTCGTCATTGGGGATTCAATGAGTGATGTAAAGATGATTGAAAGAGCAGGCTTGGGAGTTGCGATGGGAAATGCAACGAACGAAGTGAAACAAGCGGCAAAATGGGTCACCCGAACGAATGATCAAAATGGTGTCTCCTATATGGTGATGACCCATTTTAGAAAACAGCATTCCATTACGACGAGTAAGCAATGAGGCAAGCAGAGATGCTTGCTTTTTGTCATTTTATGAAAAGGCGAAATTATAGTGAAAATGACGTGAATGATTACCAAAATAGCGAAATTAAGCAAAAAATAGCGAAAAAGCCCAGATAGCTTTCTAACAGATTATTACTCTGCCTGAGTTTGCACTTGTTGCTAGTACTTTTCTAATGTAATTGACCTTCATAGCTAGCTTTTGTAAACTTAGTAGAAGGTTTTCTTAAAGAAATGCTGTTTTCGTATAGATTGTAGCCTTCTCGTAAGGATCCCAAAATCCGGATCTTTACCTAAATATTTAGATACTTCTATACAAGAAGAGAGTTGCTCTTTTCTAATCCAACCTTACGTTTACTTCTAAAACAGGTTGTACAGCCAGCATAATTGAACTAATAGCAACAAAGTCCTAGAAAAGAGCCAAAAGAAAAGGTGATTACACATGAAAATACAATTGAACGGACTTAGTGATGAGCGTTATGAACGACCATTACATCATATCACTCAGTTATTTTTTGAAGAAAGTGATTTACACTTTACTAAAGTTGAAAATGCAGAGCTTACGATAAGTATAAAAATAACAGAAGATCAAGATAAGGTGGTTGTAACTGGTACAGGATTAGTAGCTAACTCAAGTAAGAGGTTCGAATCTACATTTGAGAACAGCTTCCAGAATGCCAATACAGATAAAGAACGATTTGCACTTGTGAAAGGTGCTGTCTTTTATGTGTTTTTAACAATCATGCAAGAAGTAACAGGTATGATTCAACAGTGGGGAATCTTAACGGGAATCCGTCCGACTAAGCTGCTTCACAAAAAGCTCCAAGAAGGAAAAACGAAAGAGCAGGCTCATGCTGAACTTCGAGAAGACTATAAAATACTTGATAGTAAGATTAACTTAATGCAAGCGATTGTTGATCGTCAACTGGCAGTTGTACCGGATCTTTACCAGCTTGGAAAAGAGGTAAGTATCTATATTGGTATTCCATTTTGTCCAACAAAATGTGCATATTGTACATTTCCAGCTTATGCGATCAATGGTAAGCAAGGGAAGGTAGATTCATTCCTAGGTGGTCTCCATTACGAAATGAGAGAAATGGGTAAATGGTTAAAGGAAAATAACATTAACATTACTACGATTTATTACGGTGGTGGAACGCCGACGAGTATAACTGCGGAAGAAATGGACTTGCTGTATGAAGAGATGTATGAGTCCTTCCCTAATGTTGAGAACGTACGTGAAATTACCGTTGAGGCAGGCAGACCAGACACGATTACACCGGAAAAATTAGACGTATTGAAAAAATGGAATATAGACCGAATAAGCATTAATCCACAATCCTATATACAAGAAACACTAAAGGCAATCGGCCGACATCATACAGTAGAGGAGACGGTTGATAAGTTTCATCTTGCACGAAGCATGGGGATGAACAACATAAATATGGATTTGATTATCGGCTTACCTGGAGAAGGAGTGAGTGAATTCCAATACACATTGGATGAGACGAAAAAGTTAATGCCTGAATCATTAACCGTTCACACATTATCCTTCAAACGGGCTTCGGAGATGACAAAAAATAAGGAAAAGTATAAAGTGGCAGATCGTAATGAAATTACAGAAATGATGGATTTAGCTACTCAGTGGACGTATGACAACGGATATTACCCATACTACTTATACCGTCAGAAAAATATATTAGGAAACTTAGAAAATGTTGGCTATTCCATTCCTGGTCAAGAAAGTATCTATAACATCATGATTATGGAAGAAAAGCAAACAATCTTAGGCTTAGGCTGTGGTGCATCTAGTAAGTTTGTACACCCAGTTACAGGGAAGATTACCCGATTTGCAAACCCGAAAGATCCAAAATCATACAACGACGGATTTAAGAAGTATACAGCAGATAAAATTGAAATTTTGAATGAGTTGTTTGAGATAGAAAGTAAGTAGTAGCCCTTGTCTAAGGGCTACTTTTTTGGTGTTTATTATGGGAAAAAATGTATTTTAATCCGAATTCAGTAGAAAGTCGTCCAAAAATTCTATACTCTCGTCCGGAAAAACAATCAAGAAGTCCGAAATATTGACAAAGTCGTCCAAATAACAAACTCAAAAGCAAAAAAGAATAAGAGGAATTTCAAATCTTATATAGAAATAGTAATTAAATACTATTTTTTAGGGGGAGTATCTTGTCTACTAAAGTGTTACTTGAACAAAAAGACGGAGTCATCTATATAACGTTAAATCGTCCAGAAGCTTATAATTCACTTGATGTCCCGATGCTTGAACAATTGGTAGAAAAACTACATGAAGCATCTACTATGGAAGAGAAAATCCTTGTATTTAAAGGAAGTGGAAAAGGATTTTCAGCGGGTGGAGATATTAAGACCATGCTTGGTTCATTTGACACACCTTTTGAATCCATTATGGAAACAATTGGTGGAGTGGTTAAAGCATTATATGAAATGCCAAAACTGACAATTAGTGCGATTCACGGTGCAGCTGCTGGCCTAGGATTAAGCATCGCATTAGCTTGTGACTATGTAATAGCTCATAACTCATCAAAAGTTGCCATGAACTTTATTGGAATTGGACTTGTACCTGATGGAGCTGGTCACTTCTTTTTACAAAAGCGTCTAGGAGATGTTAAAGCAAAAGAAGTGATATGGGAAGGCAAAACATTAGCAGCAGAAGAAGGTCTGAAATATGGTCTTGTTGATGTTGTAACAGACAATATTGAAGCGGCTGTGGAGAATAAGATTTCTGAATGGAAGAGCAAGCCGGTTTTAGCGATGATTGCAACAAAATCAATTTATGTACAGCAATCACTTCCATCACTCTATAAAACACTAGAACTTGAAACGAAATACCAAAGTGAAATGAGAGCGACACGTGACCACCAGGAAGGGGTAACCGCCTTTATTGAAAAAAGGTTACCAAGTTTTGTCGGAAAATAAAAAACGGGGACCTTTAATGGTCACCGTTTTTGAATGAATGAGCAACTACGTCTAGCATACATAAGCCATTCACTATGCCTTGGACTCAGTGATGGCCAAGAAAATTTGAATGAATTATCGATGAAAAAGAACAAGTTTTCCAGCAGGGGATACTAGACGATGAGTTTTTTCCTCAAGGCCTTTTTCTTTTAAAAGTGCTTCCCCTTTTTGTTTTGCTTCAGCTTCAGTTGCTGCTTCTAAATTTTCATCTACTAGTTTGCTGCCATCTTTATCAAAGGCAGTTAATGTGTATACAGGCATATTAAAACCTCCAGTTTTCTTGGTGAGTATGTGCATCGTATTATTATTTCTTTATTAAATAGTAAAAATCCTTTAAAAAAATGAATCATTCTTCAGTTTAATACGTAAATAAATGTGAATGGAGGTTAGGAGATGTCATTACAAATTAAGAATGTAACAAAAAGATTCGGTAA contains these protein-coding regions:
- a CDS encoding coproporphyrinogen III oxidase; the protein is MKIQLNGLSDERYERPLHHITQLFFEESDLHFTKVENAELTISIKITEDQDKVVVTGTGLVANSSKRFESTFENSFQNANTDKERFALVKGAVFYVFLTIMQEVTGMIQQWGILTGIRPTKLLHKKLQEGKTKEQAHAELREDYKILDSKINLMQAIVDRQLAVVPDLYQLGKEVSIYIGIPFCPTKCAYCTFPAYAINGKQGKVDSFLGGLHYEMREMGKWLKENNINITTIYYGGGTPTSITAEEMDLLYEEMYESFPNVENVREITVEAGRPDTITPEKLDVLKKWNIDRISINPQSYIQETLKAIGRHHTVEETVDKFHLARSMGMNNINMDLIIGLPGEGVSEFQYTLDETKKLMPESLTVHTLSFKRASEMTKNKEKYKVADRNEITEMMDLATQWTYDNGYYPYYLYRQKNILGNLENVGYSIPGQESIYNIMIMEEKQTILGLGCGASSKFVHPVTGKITRFANPKDPKSYNDGFKKYTADKIEILNELFEIESK
- a CDS encoding HAD family phosphatase, whose translation is MSHRMLAINIDGTLLRSNGRLQKGIKEAVDFVKRRGVYITLVTNRNFPSAKKVAKALKIDGILVTHGGSFIASSIDQPIINRRISEEKTFNLVQVLENFECTIRILHERYSLGNRVNLNNNIVAKAVFNSGDPLFYPMQFVESLGDTLRDEPVSAPKIDVHFKDQEELERARTTIENAFEGIHIYNDRDLKLEVIAEPMSKEKGLELLAGYLGIDWKEIVVIGDSMSDVKMIERAGLGVAMGNATNEVKQAAKWVTRTNDQNGVSYMVMTHFRKQHSITTSKQ
- a CDS encoding YlbF family regulator, which codes for MSTNLYDVAYDLEKAVRESNEYKQLKQLYDDVNNDPSAKQLFESFRDIQLQLQQKQMSGQEISQQEIEQAQQQVMVVQQHEKISKLMEAEQRMSMVIGELNQIIMKPLEDLYGNMAQ
- a CDS encoding DUF445 domain-containing protein translates to MVLLTIGMMVVIGAIIGGVTNHLAIKMLFRPHQAKYILGKRVPFTPGLIPKRRDELAVQMGKLVVEHLVTAEGIKQKFQESSFIHEITMLASTEARKFLQTDKTVLEIAEELGMKNIDEKINEKVEDALETRLTRFIHILYNRPLHEILPPHIRETVEKKIPSISEYITLKGAEYFESEEGKTALKKMIDDFLATRGMLGSMIQMFLGQGSLIEKVHPEIVKFMQHQGTKDIITRMIRKEWDKLKGRQLEEFTSIVSKEQLVSLIKNKIVQELSVTTLTRKPLRDIVAPVETYIVEKGIPFMVEKAGMYLASHTDVLLKKLRVEDLVRDQVEGFSVDRLEDMVLSISKREFKMITYLGAVLGGVIGLFQGILAIAIG
- a CDS encoding enoyl-CoA hydratase; the protein is MLLEQKDGVIYITLNRPEAYNSLDVPMLEQLVEKLHEASTMEEKILVFKGSGKGFSAGGDIKTMLGSFDTPFESIMETIGGVVKALYEMPKLTISAIHGAAAGLGLSIALACDYVIAHNSSKVAMNFIGIGLVPDGAGHFFLQKRLGDVKAKEVIWEGKTLAAEEGLKYGLVDVVTDNIEAAVENKISEWKSKPVLAMIATKSIYVQQSLPSLYKTLELETKYQSEMRATRDHQEGVTAFIEKRLPSFVGK